The DNA window GGAGACGGAGCGGCACAAGGCCAGCTTCTGCATCGGGAAGGACACCCGCGTCTCTTCAGACATGTTGGAGGCGGCGCTTGTGGCGGGCGTGACCTCGGTGGGGGCCGACGCCGTGCTGCTCGGCACGGTGCCGACGCCGGCGGTGGCCTACCTGACTGCGCATACCGCCGACGCCGGGATCATGATCTCCGCGTCGCACAACCCATTTGAGCACAACGGCATCAAAATCTTCAACGCGCAAGGTTACAAGCTCTCCGACGCTCTGGAGGAGGAGATGGAGGAGATGATCCTCTCGGATCGTCCTTGCCCGCAGGAGACCTTCGAGCGCATCGGACGGATCCAGCGCGATGAGATGCTGGTGGAGCGCTACATCGCCCACCTGATGGACGTGGTGGAAGGCGATCTCTCCGGTCTGCGTGTGGCCATCGACTGCGCCAACGGCGCGGCGGTCCGCACGGCGCGAGGGCTTTTTTCTCGTCTGGGGCTGCGTTACGAGCTTTTGTTTGACAAGCCGGACGGGGTCAACATCAATACGGGCTGCGGATCCACGCATCTGGACGCGCTGCGGGAGCGGGTCATCGAGGGTCGGTTTGACCTGGGGGTGGCCTTCGACGGGGACGCCGACCGCTGTCTGGCGGTGGACGAGAACGGACGCCTCATCGACGGAGACCAGATCATGGCGGTCTGCGGGCTGGATGAGAAGTGCCGAGGCCGACTGCACCACGACACCATCGTGGCCACGGTGATGAGCAACCTAGGATTCCATCGTTTTGCCCGAGACAATGGGCTGCACGTCGTCTCCGCCGCCGTCGGCGATCGCAACGTGCTGGAGGAGATGCGCAAAGGAGACTACACACTGGGCGGCGAACAGTCCGGACATCTCATCTTTCATCGGTACGCCACAACCGGCGACGGACAGCTCACGGCGCTGCGCTTTTTGGAGATCGCCGCGCGCTCCGGCCGGCGGGCGTCGGGACTCCTGGCTGGTTTCGCGCAGTATCCGCAGCTCATTGTCAACGTGCGCGTGCGCAACGAGATGAAGCATATGCTGACCGGGCACGCGGAGGTGGCGGCGGCCATCCGCGGGGCGGAGGAGCGGTTGGCCGGCGACGGACGCATTCTGGTGCGCCCCTCCGGTACGGAGCCACTGGTCCGCGTGATGGTGGAAGGTCCCGAGGACACGCTTGTACAGTCTCTGGCGGAGTCCATTGCCGCGGTCATCAGCCGCGTCTCCGCCTAAAGAGCCCCATTTTTTCCTATAACAGCTGTATTTTTGTATTTTTCTAAAAAATAGAAAAATACAGTGACAAACAGAGAAATGCTGGACTATCGCACGCCAGAAGTGATGAAAACGGACAAAGAGCATTTTTTATTGCTCCCCCGATTAAGAAGAAAAACGACAACGTTTGTGAAATGTCTTGACAGATGGAAGGCTTTGTGTTTATAATAGATAAGCAATACTTCCTTCTTACACATTTGCTGTTTTGTGCATACGCAACTGAGTATATCCGGTTTGTCAACACGGTCAATCGCTGCAAGCACAACCACGTAACAGTTATATGTCCATAGAGCCCCCCTCTTCGAACGGTGCGGAGGAAACCTGCGCCGCGGACTTTGTCTTGTATCCCGACTGTCGTCTAGACCCCGAAGCGTTTGCCATTGGGCGCGAGGAATTCACGGAGTTTATCGGCACATGGAAGGGACTGCTGTCCGGCTTGGAAGCCGAGATTTTGGGGCATTATCTGGAAAGGCTGTCGTATCGGGAAATTGCAGCCATCGTTTGTGAGTCCCCGAAGTCGGTGGACAACGCCGTTCAACGCGCCAGAAAGAAGCTGGCCAACCTATTGGCGATAGCAGGGAACCCTGCCGAGCATATTTTAGCCCCGTGCCTCAAGTCCGTCGAACCTTTCAAGACGTCGGTGAGAACATCCACGGGCAAGACTGAGTCAAAGTGAGGGAAAAAACATGTACGAAGACAGAACCTTAAAGTGCAAAGAATGCGGTGAGGACTTTGTGTTTACCGCCGGTGAGCAGGAGTTTTACGCGGAGCGCGGCTTTATGAACGAGCCGCAGCGCTGCAAGAACTGCCGCGACGCCCGTAAAAACGCTTCTCGTGCTCCGAGAGAGTTCTTTACCGCCGTCTGCGCTTCCTGTGGAGGAGAGGCCAAGGTGCCTTTCGAGCCGAAGACCGATCGTCCGGTCTATTGCAGTGATTGCTTTGCCCGCATGAGAGAAAACGGCTAAGGAATCCAGATCGGGGCCGCCCACTGGGCGGTCCCGATTTTTTGAAGCAAAATATGGGCGGGCTAACCCGCCGGAAAATCGGGGGCGATACGCGTGGTACAGGTGACGAAGGATTCCATCGTTGGCGATATATTGCAGATCGACGGTCAGACGGCGCACTTCTTTTTGGAGATTGGAATGCACTGCCTCGGCTGCCCGGCCTCGCGCGGCGAGACGTTGGAGCAGGCCTGTCTGGTGCACGGCGTCGACGCGGACGAGATGCTGCACAAGATCAATGCGCATCTGGAGAAAAGTACAGCCTGACGACAATTGACAGTTGGCAGTTGCAAACACCCCCGCCTCAGCGGGGGTGTTTATCTACTGATGGGTGGCGAGGGGGCGAAGACGGTGATACAATTGCCGGATCGGCTGCGCGTGCTCACCGAGTTCATTCCGCCGGGCGCGCGGGTGGCCGACATCGGGACAGATCACGCGCGTCTGCCCGTATGGCTCGTGCAGACGGGCAGGGTCGCCTGCGTCGTGGCCACGGACGTCCGTGAAAAGCCGCTGGCACGGGCTCGCCGTTTGGTGGAACACTGCGGGTTGGAGGCGTCTATCCGGCTGGTGCAGACGGACGGTCTGCAGGGTCTCTCCGGGGAGAGACCGGACACAGTGGTCATCGCCGGCATGGGGGCCGACACGATCGCCGGGATCCTGCGCACCGCGCCGCCGCTGCCGGAGGCGGTCTTTTTGCTGCAGCCCATGACGCACGCCGAACGGCTGCGGCTCTTTTTGGCTGAACACGGTTATGAGTTGTATGGAGAGCGGTTGGCGGCGGAGGGAGGCCGGCTGTACAATGTGTTGGCGGCTCGCCCGGGTGGGCCGCGCGTCACACCGCCGCCAGGTGCCTGGTATGTGGGGCCGGCGTTGCGCGCGGCAGGGGATCCGCTTTTTCCGGTCTATCTCGCCCGCCAGATCCGGCGGTTGCGTGCGGAGATGCGAGCGCTGGCCGCCTCGCGCAAGCCGGAGGACGCGGAGCGACTGACATGGGTGAAAGCGGCGTTGACAGCGCTGGAGAATGCCGCTTGCTGACAGACCCTTAGATGCTACGACGAGACGGGAGGAGATTGTGATGGCGTGCACGGTGGGCAAGATAGAGGCTGTTTTGGAGGACTTCGCGCCGTCTGCCTGGGCGCGGGACGTCTTTCCGGAGGACAACGCCGGGCTCCTGCTGGGACGGCGCGAGGCGCCGGTGTCCCGCGTGCTGGTGGCGCTCGACGCGGACCGGCGCGCGGTGGAAGAGGCGGTGGCGCAGGGAGTGCAGTTGTTGGTGACGCACCACCCGGTGACCTTCGGGACCCGGCGGATCACCGGGGAGACAGAGGAGGGCGCGCGTTTGCTGACGCTGGCCGAGCATAAAATCGCCGCTCTCTGCATGCATACGAATTGGGACGCGGCGCCGGACGGCGTCAGCGAGGCGCTGGCCCGCGCGGTGGGCCTCGCGCCGCCCTATGAGATACTGGGTGCTCGGTTTGTCCATACGGACGGGCGGGTATACGGTCTCGGGCGCGTGGGCCGGCTGCCGGCGCCCTGTTCCCCGGAATGTCTGG is part of the Oscillospiraceae bacterium genome and encodes:
- a CDS encoding zinc-ribbon domain containing protein is translated as MYEDRTLKCKECGEDFVFTAGEQEFYAERGFMNEPQRCKNCRDARKNASRAPREFFTAVCASCGGEAKVPFEPKTDRPVYCSDCFARMRENG
- a CDS encoding DUF1858 domain-containing protein, whose product is MVQVTKDSIVGDILQIDGQTAHFFLEIGMHCLGCPASRGETLEQACLVHGVDADEMLHKINAHLEKSTA
- a CDS encoding Nif3-like dinuclear metal center hexameric protein produces the protein MACTVGKIEAVLEDFAPSAWARDVFPEDNAGLLLGRREAPVSRVLVALDADRRAVEEAVAQGVQLLVTHHPVTFGTRRITGETEEGARLLTLAEHKIAALCMHTNWDAAPDGVSEALARAVGLAPPYEILGARFVHTDGRVYGLGRVGRLPAPCSPECLAEQVRVRLHGPGVRFVAGSRSSYLVAVGSGASGGQFDDVLRHGCDTFITGDVKHSLFLTARACDVTLIDAGHFHTEHPIVTSVAAHLRRVLPGLTVLESETTQEPAVWLSMTQH
- the glmM gene encoding phosphoglucosamine mutase: MGKLFGTDGIRGVAGETLSGELAFRVGQAAARVLTETERHKASFCIGKDTRVSSDMLEAALVAGVTSVGADAVLLGTVPTPAVAYLTAHTADAGIMISASHNPFEHNGIKIFNAQGYKLSDALEEEMEEMILSDRPCPQETFERIGRIQRDEMLVERYIAHLMDVVEGDLSGLRVAIDCANGAAVRTARGLFSRLGLRYELLFDKPDGVNINTGCGSTHLDALRERVIEGRFDLGVAFDGDADRCLAVDENGRLIDGDQIMAVCGLDEKCRGRLHHDTIVATVMSNLGFHRFARDNGLHVVSAAVGDRNVLEEMRKGDYTLGGEQSGHLIFHRYATTGDGQLTALRFLEIAARSGRRASGLLAGFAQYPQLIVNVRVRNEMKHMLTGHAEVAAAIRGAEERLAGDGRILVRPSGTEPLVRVMVEGPEDTLVQSLAESIAAVISRVSA
- a CDS encoding class I SAM-dependent methyltransferase, which codes for MIQLPDRLRVLTEFIPPGARVADIGTDHARLPVWLVQTGRVACVVATDVREKPLARARRLVEHCGLEASIRLVQTDGLQGLSGERPDTVVIAGMGADTIAGILRTAPPLPEAVFLLQPMTHAERLRLFLAEHGYELYGERLAAEGGRLYNVLAARPGGPRVTPPPGAWYVGPALRAAGDPLFPVYLARQIRRLRAEMRALAASRKPEDAERLTWVKAALTALENAAC